One Sanguibacter sp. HDW7 DNA window includes the following coding sequences:
- a CDS encoding GNAT family N-acetyltransferase — protein sequence MDDAKVSREDLYRDAHRGLRALARPGALVSNSADVDLHVVIDELEKLVEWAIEAADADFGPSIVVAAPFDDARWVDGGYIETVDLDRGTLEERPVKVDAHSWRDSAMQRAARAYSRAGQYDMQPGSDGLWILHIEPVEGHDESWTGSLTGFVVLYDRDRDGRYEALAHVWTASQCQRRGVGTRLVREALANHKIAYVEGPLSEGGRRLLQVAAPDLPVSP from the coding sequence ATGGACGACGCGAAGGTCTCACGCGAGGACCTATATCGAGATGCCCATCGAGGCCTGCGCGCGCTTGCACGACCGGGCGCGCTCGTCTCGAACAGTGCTGACGTCGACCTTCACGTAGTGATCGACGAACTCGAGAAGCTAGTGGAGTGGGCTATCGAAGCTGCCGACGCCGACTTCGGTCCGTCGATCGTGGTTGCGGCACCGTTCGACGACGCCCGTTGGGTTGATGGCGGCTACATCGAGACCGTCGACCTCGACAGGGGGACACTCGAGGAGCGTCCGGTAAAGGTCGATGCTCACTCGTGGCGTGACTCCGCGATGCAACGAGCTGCACGCGCCTACAGTCGCGCGGGTCAATATGACATGCAACCTGGCTCAGACGGCCTCTGGATTCTGCACATCGAGCCGGTCGAGGGCCATGATGAAAGCTGGACAGGCTCGCTTACGGGCTTCGTTGTGCTCTACGACCGAGACAGAGACGGGCGCTACGAGGCGCTCGCGCACGTATGGACGGCGAGTCAGTGCCAGCGACGTGGTGTGGGCACCCGACTCGTTCGTGAGGCGCTAGCGAACCACAAGATCGCCTATGTGGAAGGTCCTCTCTCGGAGGGCGGCCGCCGTCTGCTCCAGGTCGCAGCCCCAGACCTGCCCGTGAGTCCGTGA
- a CDS encoding M15 family metallopeptidase — protein MTALVEVASDRRLAPAPASDYLRALELGAPPGITSATRDPAEQITTFLDRYRPATSKDDVGPYGDVGVWRGVRYVRISAKGTVAVPGTSLHERGNALDIPEPARAWFHQYGARFGWHNPAWAKHAGTYEPWHFEHTPMPTRDEDDMIRTTKHRTKNVALPKGQWKTAPIDDAGNTSASTTAGHFDALATLRLHGLARGAEVQARFVVVETDAAGKSARIVHRLPLTEIIGTSGDSFGQVAAKGVLALIAGKRERRLRLQLLATTAGVTLVDLDVTTDTRPA, from the coding sequence ATGACTGCACTCGTCGAGGTCGCAAGCGACCGCCGACTCGCCCCCGCTCCCGCGTCCGACTACCTCCGCGCGCTCGAGCTCGGCGCACCGCCGGGCATCACGTCCGCGACCCGCGACCCGGCTGAGCAGATCACCACGTTCCTCGATCGCTACCGGCCCGCGACGAGCAAGGACGACGTCGGACCCTACGGCGACGTGGGGGTGTGGCGGGGAGTGCGCTACGTGCGCATCTCGGCCAAGGGGACGGTCGCGGTGCCGGGCACGTCCCTGCACGAGCGCGGCAACGCCCTCGACATCCCCGAGCCCGCCCGCGCGTGGTTCCACCAGTACGGCGCCCGCTTCGGCTGGCACAACCCCGCCTGGGCCAAGCACGCGGGCACCTACGAGCCCTGGCACTTCGAGCACACGCCCATGCCTACCCGAGACGAGGACGACATGATCCGCACCACCAAGCACCGCACGAAGAACGTCGCCCTGCCCAAGGGGCAGTGGAAGACCGCGCCGATCGACGACGCCGGCAACACCTCCGCGAGCACGACCGCCGGGCACTTCGACGCCCTCGCGACCCTGCGCCTGCACGGCCTCGCCCGCGGCGCCGAGGTCCAGGCCCGCTTCGTCGTCGTCGAGACCGATGCCGCCGGCAAGAGCGCCAGGATCGTCCACCGCCTCCCGCTCACCGAGATCATCGGCACCTCCGGCGACTCCTTCGGCCAGGTCGCAGCCAAGGGCGTCCTCGCCCTCATCGCAGGCAAGCGCGAGCGCCGCCTCCGCCTGCAGCTGCTCGCGACGACCGCCGGCGTCACCCTCGTCGACCTCGACGTCACCACCGACACGCGCCCCGCCTGA
- a CDS encoding phage tail tape measure protein, producing MSLTVGELVAYIKVDDQDSARKLDGVAQGMGKVQAAADKAARAGESLVAAQHAVARSADAVAKAEKALADARKSGDQEKVAAAEKSLQQARERQAVSASKLERAERNVRSATEASAAATEASAEASKKATIASRLQSEAAQDLANRTALVGGALTAAAGIAVKFFADFDEGMSGVAATGDDARQNIDGLRASAIQAGADTKYSATEAAGGIEELAKSGVTAKDVLAGGLKGSLDLAAAGNLGVAEAAEYAAIAMTQFKLKGSDVGHVADLLAAGAGKAMGEVSDLGQALKQGGLVASATGLSIEETTAALAAFAAGGLLGSDAGTSLKTMLQRLSAPMGDAKQLMDSLGISAYDVSGQWVGLEQLAGQLTNALGDMTPAQRNAAMATMFGADAVRAANALYENGADGVREWTAAVNDQGYASEVAAIRMDNLKGDLETLSGSIETVFIQAGGGANDVLREMAQGAGALVDAIGEVPGPVLEVLTVLTGAGGMTALGVAGLTKLVGGLKNAKNAAEGLKLSAKGASVAVGAVSAAIGVATIGVMAWANAQAESKQRIDSLRESLDGVTGAVTESTRQVIAAELVKTPDWWTFDFSGSAAEGAEALGISVETVTNAILGQKDAMAALERYYGPQEVAYGNIREEAEKNGLSIGDYNDAVGALRRGLQGQSKDLDAAKKKHELMAEATGATSEETDRAAKSVELFATNLEDQAKAADAAWKAIKGLADGVLGMRDAERGYEAALDAVNESLKKNGQTLDVGTEKGRANQAVLDGIADAGWKWIDQMRAQGATDEQLQKKMGRTRREFVDAAKQMGLSEKAAKKLADELGLIPSNIKTEVDVDTSKASAEVTRFIREQMKRQIAINVVTNSGGGGKTHVQAKATGGAVVGPGTGTSDDILARLSNGEHVITAREVAAMGGHAQVTKWRAAALAGRALPAFAAGGRVGANDPVVDATAAVKRARSAVKREERQVESALNRWRDIPGDKKNRDRKRTAQRQLDDERKDLKAAKAALKNAEKALDDARKERAEEREKQSRLSDARADLAVDARRGNITDQVSSGLSGAYSVVDTLRDQSKNSDLSKAQRANLAKTAREAEVALRKLYAQAEGIEKKLDTARDHTQQLASIKASVAGVLAGEFKLSDSLGKKDAYGYDQPVTAKGLLASAQKKAGDLKTFGGKLDKLAAAGVAGVILQEIAHEGLEGGTALADALLADPSTIKALNGAYADIDRYSQAAGASATKNTTIDGRFYRGGVEAAEAIVDGLEDQLGSVTASIEAWGVTMENALLASLGLKRDSKGNIVKASANSSPIAVGPDPGASGDIRAPRTVAVGPDPGASGDIRAPRAVTAQDVAARGGDGRAGGLRRTALNGNLPGLRNGGPVAANMPVAAPINAPTPAPVYVTIPDIYVRNPITGEDVKVLTRQVVRAEMRTPTTAMAVTRLGQNELRRVGEN from the coding sequence ATGTCGCTCACCGTCGGCGAGCTCGTCGCCTACATCAAGGTCGACGACCAGGACTCCGCACGCAAGCTCGACGGCGTCGCGCAGGGCATGGGCAAGGTCCAGGCCGCCGCGGACAAGGCCGCGCGCGCTGGGGAGTCGCTCGTCGCGGCGCAGCACGCCGTCGCCCGGTCGGCGGACGCGGTCGCGAAGGCGGAGAAGGCTCTCGCGGACGCGCGCAAGAGCGGTGACCAGGAGAAGGTCGCTGCCGCCGAGAAGAGCCTCCAGCAGGCGCGCGAGCGTCAGGCGGTCTCGGCGTCGAAGCTCGAGCGCGCCGAGCGCAACGTGCGCAGCGCGACGGAGGCGAGCGCCGCGGCGACGGAGGCGAGCGCGGAGGCGTCGAAGAAGGCGACCATCGCGTCGCGCCTGCAGTCCGAGGCGGCGCAGGACCTCGCGAACCGCACCGCGCTCGTCGGCGGCGCACTGACCGCCGCCGCGGGCATCGCCGTGAAGTTCTTCGCGGACTTCGACGAGGGCATGTCCGGTGTCGCCGCGACCGGCGACGACGCCCGCCAGAACATCGACGGCCTGCGCGCGTCGGCGATCCAGGCGGGCGCGGACACGAAGTACTCCGCGACCGAGGCCGCAGGCGGCATCGAAGAGCTCGCGAAGTCGGGCGTGACCGCGAAGGACGTCCTGGCGGGCGGCCTCAAGGGCTCGCTCGACCTCGCTGCGGCCGGAAACCTCGGCGTCGCCGAGGCCGCCGAGTACGCGGCCATCGCGATGACGCAGTTCAAGCTGAAGGGCAGCGACGTCGGGCACGTCGCCGACCTCCTCGCGGCGGGCGCCGGCAAGGCGATGGGTGAGGTCAGCGACCTCGGGCAGGCCCTCAAGCAGGGCGGTCTGGTTGCATCCGCGACCGGCCTGTCCATCGAGGAGACGACCGCAGCCCTGGCGGCGTTCGCTGCGGGAGGCCTCCTCGGGTCTGACGCGGGCACGTCCCTCAAGACCATGCTCCAGCGCCTGTCCGCGCCGATGGGCGACGCCAAGCAGCTCATGGACTCCCTCGGCATCTCGGCGTACGACGTGTCCGGGCAGTGGGTCGGCCTCGAGCAGCTCGCAGGCCAGCTGACGAACGCGCTCGGCGACATGACGCCCGCGCAGCGCAACGCCGCCATGGCGACCATGTTCGGTGCGGACGCGGTGCGCGCCGCAAACGCCCTCTACGAGAACGGCGCGGACGGCGTCCGCGAGTGGACGGCCGCGGTCAACGACCAGGGCTACGCGTCCGAGGTCGCCGCGATCCGCATGGACAACCTCAAGGGCGACCTCGAGACCCTGTCCGGCTCCATCGAGACCGTCTTCATCCAGGCGGGCGGCGGCGCCAACGACGTCCTGCGCGAGATGGCCCAAGGTGCCGGCGCGCTCGTCGACGCGATCGGCGAGGTCCCCGGGCCCGTGCTCGAGGTGCTGACCGTCCTCACCGGCGCGGGCGGCATGACCGCGCTCGGCGTCGCCGGCCTGACGAAGCTCGTCGGCGGTCTCAAGAACGCGAAGAACGCCGCGGAGGGCCTCAAGCTGTCCGCGAAGGGCGCGAGCGTCGCCGTCGGCGCGGTGTCCGCCGCGATCGGTGTCGCGACCATCGGCGTCATGGCGTGGGCCAACGCCCAGGCCGAGTCCAAGCAGCGCATCGACTCCCTGCGCGAGTCCCTCGACGGCGTGACGGGTGCTGTCACCGAGTCCACGCGGCAGGTCATCGCTGCCGAGCTCGTCAAGACCCCTGACTGGTGGACGTTCGACTTCTCCGGCTCGGCTGCGGAGGGCGCAGAGGCGCTCGGGATCAGCGTCGAGACCGTCACGAACGCGATCCTTGGGCAGAAGGACGCGATGGCGGCGCTCGAGCGCTACTACGGTCCCCAGGAGGTCGCGTACGGCAACATCCGCGAGGAGGCCGAGAAGAACGGCCTCTCCATCGGCGACTACAACGATGCGGTCGGTGCGCTGCGCCGCGGCCTCCAGGGCCAGTCGAAGGACCTCGACGCCGCGAAGAAGAAGCACGAGCTCATGGCGGAGGCCACGGGCGCGACGTCCGAGGAGACCGACCGCGCCGCGAAGTCCGTCGAGCTCTTCGCGACGAACCTCGAGGACCAGGCGAAGGCCGCTGACGCCGCCTGGAAGGCCATCAAGGGTCTCGCCGACGGCGTGCTCGGCATGCGTGACGCGGAGCGTGGCTACGAGGCTGCGCTCGACGCCGTCAACGAGTCGCTCAAGAAGAACGGCCAGACGCTCGACGTCGGTACGGAGAAGGGGCGCGCGAACCAGGCTGTCCTCGACGGCATCGCCGACGCAGGCTGGAAGTGGATCGACCAGATGCGCGCCCAGGGCGCCACGGACGAGCAGCTCCAGAAGAAGATGGGCCGCACGCGCCGCGAGTTCGTCGACGCGGCCAAGCAGATGGGCCTCTCGGAGAAGGCCGCGAAGAAGCTGGCAGACGAGCTCGGGCTCATCCCGTCGAACATCAAGACCGAGGTCGACGTCGACACCTCGAAGGCCTCGGCGGAGGTCACGCGCTTCATCCGCGAGCAGATGAAGAGGCAGATCGCGATCAACGTCGTCACCAACTCTGGTGGTGGGGGCAAGACTCACGTCCAGGCCAAGGCCACGGGCGGCGCCGTCGTCGGTCCGGGCACGGGCACGAGCGACGACATCCTCGCGCGCCTGTCCAACGGCGAGCACGTCATCACGGCCCGCGAGGTTGCCGCGATGGGCGGGCACGCACAGGTCACGAAGTGGCGCGCGGCCGCTCTCGCTGGACGCGCGCTGCCGGCCTTCGCTGCCGGTGGCCGAGTCGGCGCCAACGATCCTGTCGTGGACGCGACGGCAGCGGTCAAGCGTGCGCGGTCCGCCGTGAAGCGCGAGGAGCGGCAGGTCGAGTCCGCGCTCAACCGCTGGCGCGACATCCCAGGCGACAAGAAGAACCGCGACCGCAAGCGCACCGCCCAGCGGCAGCTCGACGACGAGCGCAAGGACCTCAAGGCCGCCAAGGCCGCGCTCAAGAACGCGGAGAAGGCGCTCGACGACGCGCGCAAGGAGCGCGCTGAGGAGCGCGAAAAGCAGTCCCGGCTGTCCGACGCGCGCGCCGACCTCGCCGTCGATGCCCGTCGGGGCAACATCACCGACCAGGTGTCCTCGGGTCTGTCGGGTGCGTATTCCGTCGTCGACACGCTGCGCGACCAGTCGAAGAACTCCGACCTGTCCAAGGCGCAGCGGGCGAATCTCGCCAAGACCGCACGCGAGGCCGAGGTCGCGCTACGCAAGCTGTACGCACAGGCCGAGGGCATCGAGAAGAAGCTCGACACCGCCCGCGATCACACGCAGCAGCTCGCCTCGATCAAGGCGTCCGTCGCCGGTGTCCTCGCCGGCGAGTTCAAGCTGTCGGACTCCCTCGGCAAGAAGGACGCTTACGGGTACGACCAGCCCGTCACAGCCAAGGGCCTTCTCGCGTCTGCGCAGAAGAAGGCCGGCGACCTCAAGACGTTCGGCGGCAAGCTCGACAAGCTCGCTGCGGCCGGCGTCGCGGGTGTGATCCTCCAGGAGATCGCACACGAGGGCCTCGAGGGGGGCACCGCGCTCGCGGACGCGCTCTTGGCGGACCCGTCCACGATCAAGGCGCTCAACGGCGCGTACGCGGACATCGACCGCTACTCGCAGGCCGCTGGGGCGTCCGCGACGAAGAACACGACCATCGACGGCCGTTTCTATAGGGGCGGCGTGGAGGCCGCAGAAGCCATCGTCGACGGCCTCGAGGATCAGCTCGGCTCGGTCACTGCGTCCATCGAGGCGTGGGGCGTGACGATGGAGAACGCACTGCTGGCGTCGCTCGGACTCAAGCGGGACTCCAAGGGCAACATCGTCAAGGCGTCCGCCAACAGCTCGCCCATCGCCGTCGGCCCCGATCCGGGCGCGAGCGGCGACATCCGTGCACCCCGTACCGTCGCGGTCGGCCCCGATCCGGGTGCGAGCGGCGACATCCGTGCACCCCGTGCCGTCACAGCTCAAGATGTCGCCGCGCGGGGTGGGGATGGCCGCGCTGGAGGCCTTCGGCGGACTGCGCTCAACGGCAACCTGCCCGGCCTCCGAAACGGCGGTCCCGTGGCCGCGAACATGCCCGTCGCGGCCCCAATCAACGCCCCGACGCCCGCTCCCGTCTACGTGACGATCCCCGACATCTACGTGCGCAATCCGATCACGGGCGAGGACGTCAAGGTCCTGACGCGCCAGGTGGTCCGCGCGGAGATGAGGACACCGACCACGGCAATGGCCGTGACGCGCCTGGGGCAGAACGAGCTCCGCCGCGTCGGAGAGAACTAG
- a CDS encoding ImmA/IrrE family metallo-endopeptidase, with the protein MSNIGEVLETARRARGMTQGDLADMVGVQQATLSRWEKGLREPDEVDVQRLADALGVTPRLLLRGDRMRGGIAAAAHMRRRATAKVSIWRQLEAQLNMLRLHTSTLAEEVSLTAERAVPTLDPIERDPSEIAGMVRLQWQMPLGPVASVTSWMESAGILIVEHDFGPAARVDGLSQWAGDHAVVLLNSATSPDRKRLTLAHELGHLVMHAQHPTDDMEGDANEFAAEFLVPAHEIRSMLRGRLTLSRFVELKRYWGVSIAALVMRAHSLGAISDAEKTSLFKQISARGWRINEPANDEIPVERPRLARHIADSMVAGGLSEGELAIAVGFSDAKHNDAFAPSVVTPRPTHAVRHLGIVR; encoded by the coding sequence ATGAGCAACATCGGCGAAGTCCTCGAGACGGCTCGCCGCGCACGAGGCATGACGCAGGGAGATCTCGCTGACATGGTCGGCGTCCAGCAAGCGACCCTGTCCCGCTGGGAGAAGGGCCTCCGGGAGCCCGACGAGGTCGACGTCCAGAGACTTGCGGATGCACTTGGCGTCACCCCGCGGCTACTGCTTCGAGGCGACCGCATGCGAGGTGGCATTGCGGCAGCAGCGCACATGCGGCGGCGCGCCACCGCGAAGGTCAGCATCTGGCGACAGCTCGAGGCGCAGCTCAACATGCTGAGGCTCCACACCTCGACGTTGGCTGAGGAAGTGTCTCTCACCGCGGAGCGTGCCGTGCCGACCCTTGACCCGATCGAGCGAGATCCCTCTGAGATCGCGGGCATGGTGCGACTGCAATGGCAGATGCCGTTGGGGCCTGTCGCGTCGGTCACGTCGTGGATGGAGTCGGCTGGGATCCTGATCGTCGAACATGACTTCGGCCCGGCCGCGCGTGTCGATGGCCTGTCCCAGTGGGCAGGGGACCACGCCGTCGTGCTGCTCAATAGCGCGACGTCGCCAGATCGAAAGCGGCTCACGCTGGCACACGAGCTCGGCCATCTCGTCATGCACGCTCAGCACCCGACCGATGACATGGAAGGGGACGCGAACGAGTTCGCCGCGGAGTTCCTCGTCCCAGCTCACGAGATCCGGTCGATGCTGCGGGGCCGGCTTACCTTGTCCAGGTTCGTCGAGCTCAAACGCTACTGGGGTGTCTCTATCGCTGCGCTCGTGATGCGTGCACACTCCCTCGGAGCCATCAGCGACGCGGAGAAGACGTCGCTCTTCAAACAGATCTCCGCCCGTGGCTGGAGGATCAACGAGCCTGCGAATGACGAGATCCCCGTGGAGAGGCCTCGACTCGCCAGGCATATCGCCGATTCGATGGTTGCTGGCGGGCTCAGCGAGGGAGAACTTGCGATCGCGGTCGGCTTCTCTGACGCGAAGCACAACGACGCCTTCGCACCGAGCGTTGTTACGCCTCGGCCCACCCACGCCGTTCGACACCTCGGGATCGTCCGATAG